From a region of the Tursiops truncatus isolate mTurTru1 chromosome 2, mTurTru1.mat.Y, whole genome shotgun sequence genome:
- the MAGEL2 gene encoding MAGE-like protein 2 — translation MSQLSKNLGDSSPPAEAPKPPVYSRPTVLMRAPPASSRAPPVPWDPPPIDLQASLAAWQAPQPAWEAPQGQPPAPVAPMAQPPALGGPMVQAPPLGGPMGKPPTPGVLMIHPPPPGAPMAQPPTPGVLMMHPSAPGAPMAHPPPPGTPMAHPPPPGTPMAHPPPPGTPMVHPPPPGTPMAHPPPPGTPMAHPPPPGTPMAHPPPPGTPMAQPPAPGVLIPQPLTPGVLMVQPPAPGAPIAQPPPPAPLMAQPPPPGTPMAKPPGPGVLMIHPAGSRAPITQPPATGAPMVQPPAPAPPAQPMASWAPQAQPLILQIQSQVIRAPPQVPQGPQAPPAQLATPPGWQTTSPGWQAPPQGWPATPLGWQTTQVTWPAPTIAWQAPLPVRPGPPPIRPGPPPIRPGPPPVRQAPPPIRQAPPLIRQAPPPIRPAPQVLATPPPLWQALPPPPPLRQAPQARLPTPQLRAAPPIRAAPQVPTAPPALQMPTAPPAVPQAPPAVMPAPLPAALSAPQAVHCPPIIWQAPKGQAPVPHEMPTSMEFQEVQQAQASLAWQAPKAPGQFWQALPTQEAQRQGPPLVQLDQPFHGASASQKALQIQLPTQQAQPSGSQAELPAMHLQPSWQGPPSALQGQPGAPLVGANFPMGSAKSLMTPSGESRASSIDRRTSSKERRTSSKERKAPSKDRMIFGGTFCAPRAMPTAGAHLPTPWKNLPAASETFTATSRVFPSTSQFQPASSNAFKGPSATSETPKSLPLALQDPFACIEALPAVPWVPQPNVNASKASKAGPSILMATAAAPKAMATTQEASKTSTEPPRRSGKATRKKKHLNTEEEDGRGQMLSMRTWQAPRPWESVDFNDWEVQTPIQVLCDWEGLSTSHGLSGWEGPSTSRILSGWEGPSTSWALSAWEGPSTSRALGLWESPVSPPSLIISELPHLAQGFGAPQDDPKMETQPLSPLDERANALVQFLLVKDQAKVPIKRSEMVKFIIREYKDECLEIISRASHKLECVFGYQLKEIDPKNHSYILINKGRKGEAASSYLDRPKVGLLMVVLSLIFMKGNCVREDLIFTFLYKLGLDVRETHGLFGNTKKLITEVFVREKYLEYRRIPFTEPAEYEFLWGPRAFLETSKMLVLKFLAKLYKKDPRCWPYQYYEALAECESEDLDEDKPGPDDKADDPTSSPPPR, via the coding sequence ATGTCGCAGCTAAGTAAGAATTTGGGTGATTCGAGTCCCCCGGCGGAGGCCCCTAAGCCTCCGGTCTATAGCCGCCCTACGGTTCTGATGCGGGCTCCGCCCGCCTCCTCTCGGGCTCCACCAGTCCCTTGGGATCCACCTCCGATTGATTTGCAGGCTTCATTGGCCGCTTGGCAGGCACCTCAGCCTGCTTGGGAGGCCCCGCAGGGCCAGCCGCCTGCCCCAGTGGCTCCCATGGCCCAACCTCCGGCCCTAGGGGGCCCGATGGTCCAGGCTCCCCCTCTGGGAGGCCCGATGGGCAAGCCTCCAACTCCGGGAGTCCTGATGATCCATCCTCCCCCTCCGGGAGCCCCGATGGCCCAGCCTCCAACTCCGGGAGTCCTGATGATGCATCCTTCAGCTCCCGGAGCCCCAATGGCGCATCCTCCCCCTCCGGGGACCCCAATGGCTCATCCTCCCCCTCCGGGGACCCCGATGGCACATCCTCCCCCTCCTGGGACCCCGATGGTGCATCCTCCCCCTCCGGGGACCCCCATGGCGCATCCTCCCCCTCCGGGGACACCGATGGCTCACCCTCCCCCTCCGGGGACACCGATGGCCCATCCTCCCCCTCCGGGGACCCCTATGGCTCAGCCTCCAGCTCCAGGAGTCCTGATTCCCCAGCCTCTGACTCCGGGAGTCCTGATGGTCCAGCCTCCTGCTCCAGGAGCCCCGATAGCCCAGCCTCCACCCCCGGCACCCTTGATGGCCCAGCCTCCGCCTCCAGGAACCCCGATGGCCAAGCCTCCAGGTCCTGGAGTCCTGATGATCCATCCTGCAGGCTCAAGAGCTCCGATCACCCAGCCTCCAGCTACAGGAGCCCCGATGGTGCAGCCGCCTGCGCCGGCCCCACCTGCGCAGCCTATGGCTTCCTGGGCCCCACAGGCTCAGCCTCTGATCCTGCAGATCCAGTCACAGGTTATAAGGGCTCCTCCGCAGGTTCCCCAGGGTCCGCAGGCCCCGCCAGCGCAGCTGGCCACACCCCCGGGCTGGCAGACCACTTCTCCGGGATGGCAGGCCCCACCGCAAGGCTGGCCAGCCACGCCCCTGGGCTGGCAGACCACACAGGTCACCTGGCCTGCTCCAACGATTGCCTGGCAGGCACCTTTACCTGTGCGCCCGGGGCCACCACCCATCCGACCGGGCCCACCGCCCATCCGCCCGGGCCCCCCGCCGGTGcgccaggccccacccccaatCCGCCAGGCACCTCCACTGATCCGCCAGGCACCGCCACCCATCCGACCTGCCCCGCAGGTCCTGGCCACCCCGCCGCCTCTCTGGCAGGCTCTGCCGCCCCCACCACCTCTGCGGCAGGCCCCACAAGCTCGGCTGCCCACCCCGCAGTTGAGGGCGGCTCCACCAATTCGGGCGGCCCCACAGGTGCCGACGGCCCCTCCAGCACTGCAGATGCCCACCGCACCTCCCGCTGTTCCGCAGGCGCCCCCGGCCGTGATGCCAGCCCCTCTGCCGGCCGCACTGTCAGCCCCGCAGGCTGTGCACTGCCCACCCATCATCTGGCAGGCCCCGAAAGGCCAAGCTCCGGTGCCACACGAGATGCCAACCTCAATGGAGTTCCAGGAAGTTCAGCAAGCCCAGGCCAGCCTGGCCTGGCAGGCTCCAAAGGCCCCCGGGCAATTCTGGCAGGCCCTGCCCACCCAGGAGGCCCAGAGGCAGGGCCCACCACTGGTTCAACTGGACCAGCCCTTTCACGGGGCCTCCGCCTCCCAAAAGGCCCTGCAAATCCAGCTACCCACCCAGCAGGCCCAGCCCTCGGGCTCGCAGGCAGAGCTGCCAGCCATGCACCTCCAGCCCTCCTGGCAGGGCCCCCCCTCAGCCTTGCAGGGCCAGCCCGGAGCCCCCTTAGTGGGGGCAAATTTTCCCATGGGCTCTGCTAAATCATTGATGACTCCATCAGGAGAATCCAGGGCCTCCTCTATAGACCGTAGGACCTCTTCAAAAGAACGTAGGACCTCTTCAAAGGAACGCAAGGCTCCTTCAAAGGACCGGATGATCTTCGGTGGCACTTTTTGTGCTCCCAGGGCAATGCCAACTGCTGGAGCACACCTGCCAACTCCCTGGAAAAACTTGCCTGCCGCATCTGAGACCTTTACTGCCACCTCAAGGGTCTTTCCATCTACCTCCCAGTTCCAGCCTGCCTCTTCTAATGCCTTCAAGGGCCCGTCTGCCACCTCAGAGACCCCAAAATCACTGCCACTTGCTCTGCAGGATCCATTTGCCTGCATTGAGGCCTTGCCTGCAGTCCCATGGGTTCCACAGCCCAACGTGAATGCCTCGAAGGCGTCCAAGGCAGGGCCCAGCATCCTGATGGCGACGGCAGCTGCCCCCAAGGCAATGGCCACCACTCAAGAGGCCTCGAAGACCTCCACTGAGCCTCCACGTCGTTCGGGCAAGGCTACCCGGAAGAAGAAGCATCTGAATACCGAAGAGGAGGATGGCAGGGGCCAGATGCTGAGCATGCGCACCTGGCAggcccccaggccctgggaaAGTGTGGACTTCAATGACTGGGAGGTTCAAACCCCTATCCAGGTCCTGTGTGACTGGGAGGGCCTGAGCACCTCCCATGGCCTGAGTGGCTGGGAGGGCCCGAGTACCTCCCGGATCCTGAGTGGCTGGGAAGGACCCAGCACTTCTTGGGCCCTGAGTGCCTGGGAGGGCCCGAGCACCTCAAGGGCCCTGGGTCTCTGGGAAAGCCCAGTTAGCCCTCCGTCCTTGATCATCTCTGAGCTCCCTCATCTTGCTCAGGGATTTGGTGCACCCCAAGATGACCCCAAGATGGAGACTCAGCCACTGTCTCCCTTGGATGAGAGAGCAAACGCACTGGTGCAGTTCCTCTTGGTCAAGGACCAAGCCAAGGTGCCCATCAAGCGCTCAGAGATGGTGAAATTCATCATCCGTGAATATAAAGATGAGTGCTTAGAAATCATCAGCCGTGCCAGCCACAAGCTGGAGTGTGTCTTTGGTTATCAATTGAAGGAAATTGATCCCAAAAACCACTCTTATATTCTCATCAACAAGGGTCGGAAGGGTGAAGCAGCGTCATCCTATTTAGACAGGCCCAAGGTAGGACTCCTGATGGTGGTTCTGAGCCTCATCTTTATGAAAGGCAATTGTGTCAGGGAGGACCTGATCTTTACTTTTCTGTACAAGTTAGGGCTGGATGTCCGGGAGACACATGGTCTCTTCGGAAATACAAAGAAGCTCATCACCGAAGTGTTTGTAAGAGAGAAGTACCTAGAGTACAGGAGAATCCCTTTTACTGAGCCAGCAGAATATGAGTTCCTCTGGGGCCCCCGAGCATTCCTCGAAACCAGCAAGATGCTTGTCCTGAAGTTTTTGGCCAAGCTCTATAAGAAAGATCCACGGTGCTGGCCATACCAGTACTATGAAGCGCTGGCAGAGTGTGAGTCTGAAGATTTGGATGAGGATAAGCCTGGCCCCGATGATAAAGCCGATGACCCCACCAGCAGCCCCCCTCCCCGCTAA